A window of the Microvirga terrae genome harbors these coding sequences:
- the purU gene encoding formyltetrahydrofolate deformylase, with product MASVPSQRFVLTLACANRPGIVAAVAGHLSDAGLNILDAQQYDDTQTDRFFMRVVFDPVSGTSDIEALKSGFAPLADRFGMTWTLRDPGEKRKVMLLVSKFDHCLADLLYRWRIGELDFEPVGVIANHPADTYSHVDLGDVPFHWLPVTKDTKLEQEARVWEIIRDSKADLVVLARYMQVLSDGLAAKLAGRCINIHHSFLPSFKGAKPYHQAHARGVKLIGATAHYVTSDLDEGPIIAQDVEPITHRDSAEDLVRKGRDIERRVLARAVRHHLEDRILLNGRKTVVFAD from the coding sequence ATGGCCTCCGTCCCGTCGCAGCGCTTCGTCCTGACGCTCGCCTGTGCGAACCGTCCCGGCATCGTGGCCGCGGTCGCGGGACATCTGTCGGATGCCGGTCTCAACATCCTCGACGCCCAGCAATACGACGACACGCAGACGGATCGCTTCTTCATGCGTGTCGTGTTCGATCCCGTCTCGGGAACGAGCGACATCGAGGCCCTCAAGAGCGGCTTCGCGCCGCTCGCCGATCGCTTCGGCATGACATGGACCCTTCGCGATCCGGGCGAGAAGCGAAAGGTCATGCTGCTGGTCTCGAAGTTCGACCATTGCCTCGCCGATCTGCTCTACCGCTGGCGCATCGGCGAGCTCGATTTCGAGCCCGTCGGCGTCATCGCCAATCATCCGGCAGACACCTACAGCCATGTGGATCTGGGCGACGTGCCGTTCCACTGGCTGCCCGTCACCAAGGACACCAAGCTCGAACAGGAAGCCCGGGTCTGGGAGATCATCCGCGACTCGAAGGCCGACCTGGTGGTGCTCGCCCGTTACATGCAGGTGCTGTCGGACGGCCTCGCGGCGAAGCTCGCAGGTCGCTGCATCAACATCCACCACTCGTTCCTTCCGAGCTTCAAGGGCGCCAAGCCCTATCACCAGGCCCATGCCCGCGGCGTGAAGCTGATCGGCGCGACCGCGCATTACGTAACGTCCGATCTCGACGAGGGGCCGATCATCGCGCAGGACGTGGAGCCCATCACCCATCGCGACTCGGCCGAGGATCTGGTCCGCAAAGGGCGCGACATCGAACGGCGCGTGCTCGCGCGCGCCGTGCGCCACCACCTCGAGGACCGCATCCTGCTCAACGGTCGCAAGACCGTGGTGTTCGCGGACTAG
- the serA gene encoding phosphoglycerate dehydrogenase, which translates to MPAPRVLISDALSPAAVQIFKDRGIEVDFQPDLGKDKEKLAQIIGQYDGLAIRSATKVTAKILEQARNLKVIGRAGIGVDNVEIPAATAKGIIVMNTPFGNSITTAEHAIAMMFALARQIPQADASTQAGKWEKNRFMGVELTAKVLGVIGCGNIGSIVADRAIGLRMKVIAYDPFLSPERALELGVEKVELDDLLRRADIITLHVPMTEKTKNVLSAENIAKTRRGVRIVNCARGGLVDEVALRAALDSGHVAGAAFDVFVEEPATSNPLFGHPNVVCTPHLGAATTEAQENVALQVAEQMSDYLLQGAIQNAVNFPSITAEEAPRLKPFVALADKLGSFLGQLTEAPIKGIRIEYEGAVAEMNTRALTSAAVTGVLRPFLQDINMVSAPVVARERGITVEEVKRESAARDYESFVRIIVDADDMPRHAGGTVFQDGKPRVTEIRDITVDAEFAPNMIYVRNDDKPGFIGRFGTLLGESGVNVATFALGRDKPGGDAICFVSVDQPVSDELLRRIEEIPQVKRARAVRF; encoded by the coding sequence ATGCCCGCTCCCCGCGTACTCATTTCCGACGCCCTGTCCCCGGCCGCCGTGCAGATCTTCAAGGATCGCGGCATCGAGGTCGACTTCCAGCCCGATCTCGGCAAGGACAAGGAGAAGCTCGCCCAGATCATCGGCCAGTATGACGGCCTCGCCATCCGGTCCGCCACAAAGGTCACGGCAAAGATCCTGGAACAGGCCAGAAACCTGAAGGTGATCGGCCGCGCCGGCATCGGGGTCGACAATGTCGAGATCCCCGCCGCCACGGCCAAGGGCATCATCGTGATGAACACGCCTTTCGGCAATTCCATCACGACCGCCGAGCACGCCATCGCCATGATGTTCGCGCTCGCCCGCCAGATCCCGCAGGCCGATGCCTCGACCCAAGCCGGCAAGTGGGAGAAGAACCGCTTCATGGGCGTCGAGCTCACCGCCAAGGTGCTCGGCGTGATCGGCTGCGGCAATATCGGGTCCATCGTGGCCGACCGCGCCATCGGGTTGCGCATGAAGGTGATCGCCTACGATCCCTTCCTGTCGCCGGAGCGCGCCCTCGAACTCGGCGTCGAGAAGGTGGAGCTCGACGACCTGCTGCGCCGCGCCGACATCATCACCCTGCACGTGCCGATGACCGAGAAGACGAAGAACGTCCTGTCGGCGGAGAACATCGCCAAGACCAGGAGAGGCGTGCGCATCGTCAACTGCGCCCGCGGCGGTCTCGTCGACGAGGTCGCGCTGCGTGCCGCGCTCGATTCCGGCCATGTGGCGGGCGCCGCCTTCGACGTGTTCGTCGAGGAGCCGGCGACGTCCAATCCGCTCTTCGGCCATCCCAACGTGGTCTGCACGCCGCATCTGGGCGCCGCCACCACGGAGGCGCAGGAGAACGTGGCCCTGCAGGTGGCCGAGCAGATGTCGGATTACCTGCTCCAGGGCGCGATCCAGAACGCCGTGAACTTCCCGTCGATCACCGCCGAGGAGGCGCCTCGCCTGAAGCCGTTCGTGGCGCTCGCCGACAAGCTCGGCTCCTTCCTCGGGCAGCTCACGGAAGCTCCGATCAAAGGCATCCGGATCGAATACGAGGGCGCCGTGGCGGAGATGAACACCCGCGCGCTCACCTCGGCCGCCGTGACCGGCGTGCTGCGTCCCTTCCTGCAGGACATCAACATGGTGTCGGCCCCCGTGGTGGCGCGCGAGCGCGGCATCACCGTGGAGGAGGTCAAGCGCGAGAGCGCGGCCCGCGACTACGAGAGCTTCGTGCGCATCATCGTCGATGCGGACGACATGCCGCGCCATGCGGGCGGCACCGTGTTCCAGGACGGCAAGCCGCGTGTGACCGAGATCCGCGACATCACGGTCGACGCGGAGTTCGCGCCGAACATGATCTACGTCCGCAACGACGACAAGCCCGGCTTCATCGGCCGCTTCGGCACCCTGCTCGGCGAATCCGGCGTGAACGTCGCGACCTTCGCGCTCGGCCGCGACAAGCCCGGCGGCGATGCCATCTGCTTCGTGTCCGTCGACCAGCCGGTCTCCGACGAGCTCCTGCGCCGGATCGAGGAGATCCCGCAGGTCAAGCGCGCCCGCGCGGTGCGGTTCTGA
- a CDS encoding phosphoserine transaminase: MTSLPAARPRAPFFSSGPCAKRPGWSLQNLKTDSLGRSHRAKLGKARLKLAIDLTREVLAVPADYRIGIVPASDTGAVEMALWSMLGARPVDMLAWESFGEGWVTDVVKQLKLDDARVITAPYGELPDLAQVDTKTRDVVFTWNGTTSGVRVPNADWIAADREGLTICDATSAAFAQTLDFAKLDVVTFSWQKVLGGEAAHGMLILSPRAVERLETYKPAWPLPKIFRMTKGGKLIEGIFEGETINTPSMLAVEDYIDALEWAKSIGGLSALVAKADGNAKVIHDWVARTPWIANLAKVPATASNTSVCLVIADPDVVAKGPEAVTQVAKGITAALEKEGVALDIGAYRDAPPGLRIWCGATVEQSDLEALTPWLDWAFAQEKAKLAKAA, encoded by the coding sequence ATGACGAGCCTGCCCGCCGCGCGTCCGCGCGCGCCCTTCTTTTCATCCGGACCCTGCGCGAAGCGCCCCGGATGGTCTCTCCAGAACCTCAAGACCGACAGCCTCGGCCGCTCGCACCGCGCCAAGCTCGGCAAGGCGCGCCTGAAGCTCGCCATCGACCTCACCCGCGAGGTGCTGGCGGTGCCGGCCGATTACCGTATCGGCATCGTGCCCGCCTCCGACACGGGTGCCGTGGAGATGGCCCTGTGGTCGATGCTGGGCGCCCGGCCGGTCGACATGCTGGCCTGGGAGAGCTTCGGCGAGGGCTGGGTCACGGACGTGGTCAAGCAGCTCAAGCTCGACGACGCCCGCGTGATCACCGCGCCCTACGGTGAGCTTCCTGACCTCGCGCAGGTCGATACGAAGACCCGCGACGTGGTCTTCACCTGGAACGGCACCACCTCGGGCGTGCGCGTGCCCAACGCCGACTGGATCGCGGCCGACCGCGAGGGCCTGACCATCTGCGACGCCACCTCGGCGGCCTTCGCGCAGACCCTCGATTTCGCGAAGCTCGACGTGGTCACCTTCTCCTGGCAGAAGGTTCTGGGCGGGGAGGCGGCCCACGGCATGCTCATCCTGTCGCCCCGCGCCGTGGAGCGGCTCGAGACCTACAAGCCGGCCTGGCCGCTGCCGAAGATCTTCCGCATGACCAAGGGCGGCAAGCTCATCGAGGGCATCTTCGAGGGCGAGACCATCAACACCCCGTCCATGCTGGCCGTCGAGGATTACATCGACGCGCTCGAATGGGCGAAGTCGATCGGCGGCCTGAGCGCCCTGGTGGCCAAGGCCGACGGCAACGCCAAGGTCATCCATGACTGGGTGGCCAGGACCCCGTGGATCGCCAATCTTGCCAAGGTCCCGGCCACCGCGTCCAACACCAGCGTGTGCCTCGTGATCGCCGACCCCGATGTGGTGGCCAAAGGCCCGGAGGCCGTCACGCAGGTGGCCAAGGGCATCACGGCGGCGCTCGAGAAGGAAGGCGTGGCCCTCGATATCGGGGCCTACCGCGATGCGCCTCCCGGCCTTCGCATATGGTGCGGCGCGACCGTCGAGCAGTCGGATCTCGAAGCCCTGACGCCCTGGCTCGACTGGGCCTTCGCGCAGGAAAAGGCGAAGCTCGCGAAAGCGGCTTGA
- a CDS encoding efflux RND transporter periplasmic adaptor subunit, protein MRVSGQLAVIAVLGAAGFGGWYAYQGGHLANVPVIGAYVSQPAGQQAAQGGRGRGGPTGPATVDVDTVKTGRIVEMRESVGTVRAFESITVTAKVAGIVNEIGFEEGQKVKAGDMLVQFDAAERRAEIEQAIAEASRAEALRNEVAIKLERAQALNRTGAGTGAQVDDLTAQMKSLEGSIASARAQRKAAEARLEDLIIRAPFAGRVGTRSVSLGAYVAPGTRITSLDDLSKVRLDFAVPENLLGRLKPGQTVNAISAAYKGRTFKGSVSTIDPRVDQTTRTARLTAEFENSDEALKPGMFLSVALEVSTKDDAVVVPEEAVVSEGLRHIVYPVKDNKVERRVITIGQRQGGKVEVVDGLKAGETIVVLGVQRVRPGAEVVARPVGSGAPAAPVPAANREQPSRSSLNVPQAIGAAQAAERK, encoded by the coding sequence ATGCGTGTGTCCGGTCAACTCGCTGTCATTGCCGTGCTGGGGGCAGCAGGCTTTGGCGGCTGGTACGCCTACCAGGGCGGCCATCTGGCCAATGTGCCCGTGATCGGCGCGTATGTGAGCCAACCCGCAGGCCAGCAGGCCGCCCAGGGCGGACGCGGGCGCGGCGGCCCGACCGGTCCCGCAACGGTCGACGTCGACACGGTCAAGACCGGACGCATCGTGGAGATGCGGGAATCCGTCGGCACGGTCCGTGCCTTTGAATCGATCACCGTGACCGCCAAGGTGGCTGGCATCGTCAATGAGATCGGCTTCGAGGAAGGCCAGAAGGTCAAGGCCGGAGACATGCTGGTCCAGTTCGACGCTGCCGAACGGCGCGCCGAGATCGAGCAGGCGATCGCCGAGGCAAGCCGCGCCGAGGCGCTGAGGAACGAGGTCGCCATCAAGCTGGAGCGTGCTCAGGCGCTCAACCGCACCGGCGCTGGCACTGGCGCTCAGGTCGACGACCTGACGGCTCAGATGAAGTCGCTCGAGGGCTCCATTGCGTCCGCCCGGGCCCAGCGCAAGGCGGCCGAAGCCAGGCTCGAGGACCTGATCATCCGCGCGCCCTTCGCGGGCCGCGTGGGCACCCGCTCCGTCTCCCTCGGCGCCTATGTGGCCCCGGGCACCCGCATCACCTCCCTGGACGACCTGTCGAAGGTGCGCCTCGACTTCGCCGTGCCGGAGAACCTGCTGGGCCGCCTGAAGCCGGGCCAGACGGTCAACGCCATCTCGGCGGCCTACAAGGGCCGCACCTTCAAGGGCAGCGTGTCGACCATCGATCCGCGCGTGGACCAGACGACCCGTACGGCGCGCCTGACGGCCGAGTTCGAGAATTCGGACGAAGCCCTGAAGCCCGGCATGTTCCTGTCGGTGGCCCTGGAGGTCTCGACCAAGGACGATGCCGTCGTGGTCCCGGAGGAGGCCGTGGTCAGCGAGGGCCTGCGCCACATCGTCTATCCGGTGAAGGACAACAAGGTAGAGCGCCGCGTCATCACCATCGGCCAGCGCCAGGGCGGCAAGGTCGAGGTGGTGGATGGCCTCAAGGCCGGCGAGACCATCGTCGTGCTGGGCGTCCAGCGCGTGCGGCCGGGAGCCGAGGTCGTCGCCCGCCCGGTGGGCTCGGGCGCACCGGCGGCCCCTGTCCCGGCGGCCAATCGGGAGCAGCCCTCCCGCTCCTCACTGAACGTGCCGCAGGCCATCGGGGCTGCCCAGGCGGCCGAGCGGAAGTGA
- a CDS encoding efflux RND transporter permease subunit, whose protein sequence is MQVSDLFIRRPVFAVVVSLLLIVGGLASLMNLPVREYPQTDRPVVSVSTVYRGASNEVIESRVTEIIEGAVAGIEGIRQITSQSQNDRSSVSIEFEVSRDPEAATSDVRDAVSRVAGRLPDGADTPVVRKVDANASAIMWIGVTSTSLDALELSDFLKRVYVDRLSTVPGVANVNLSGERRYAMRIWVDRPALAARGLTVQDLETAIKRQNVELPGGRIESSQREFTVKTDSRLATPEQFSQVIVTNKNGYLVRLGEVAQVEVGPEDTRFEFYQSGETAIGMGVVRQSTANTLSVVDGVRKELDELSSSLPPGTTAEIAYDESQFIRASIEGVLHTLVEGVALVILVILIFLRDWRSTIVAMVAIPVSITAAFMVMAFFGASINVLTLLAIVLAIGIVVDDAIVEIENVHRRIEEGQPPLLASFDGAREIGFAVIATTATLMAVFVPLAFMTGNTGKLFREFGITLAASIFFSGVVARTLTPMLCSKLMVPAHGRIQRMTEPLFEKMNGGYRWLLSRALRIPVVILFIGVLVSLSAYGLFQSLPKEFAPTEDRGAIIVRLQAPEGASLDYTRDRVKEVEKALMPLQEKGLVASMLSQVAPGFARPSPVNEGIVIVRLVPWEDRTESQQDIVRQITPRVSNFPGARVSVVNPPAFGGAGGFGQPIQFVLGGPDYETIRGWRDIVMQKAQETGKFVNMDSNYRESQPDIRVQIDRQRAADLGVSVEDIGRTLELMFGETEVSTFVSRGDEYPVIMRARAQDRATPNDLTNTFIRAANGELVPLSSFVSLTESAAPQALNRFDRLRSITIQSSLAPGVSIGEGLEILQQIVRDNLPAEVRIGYTGQSKDFLDSTGAIYVTFAMALLVVFLVLAAQFESWINPFIIMLTVPLAVTGGLLALFVTGQTLNIYSQIGMILLIGLMTKNGILIVEFSNQLRERGYSVRDAVVEASVLRLRPILMTSIAMIGGAIPLAWSTGAGAEARNAIGSVIVGGVTVSTILTMLVVPSIYLLLGGFTKPATYVSELLDRLRAETGQVAHGEDLPSRTKDVPPAHPAE, encoded by the coding sequence ATGCAGGTTTCAGACCTCTTCATCCGCCGCCCGGTCTTCGCCGTCGTGGTGAGCCTCCTGCTGATCGTGGGCGGCCTCGCGTCGCTCATGAACCTGCCGGTCCGCGAATATCCGCAAACGGACCGCCCCGTCGTGTCGGTCTCCACGGTCTATCGCGGCGCCTCGAACGAGGTGATCGAGAGCCGGGTGACGGAGATCATCGAGGGCGCGGTCGCCGGCATCGAGGGCATCCGCCAGATCACCTCGCAGAGCCAGAACGACCGCTCGTCCGTCTCGATCGAGTTCGAGGTCTCCCGCGATCCGGAGGCCGCGACCTCCGACGTGCGCGACGCCGTTTCCCGCGTCGCCGGACGACTGCCGGACGGCGCCGATACGCCCGTGGTGCGCAAGGTCGATGCGAACGCCTCGGCCATTATGTGGATCGGCGTCACGTCCACGAGCCTCGATGCGCTCGAGCTCAGCGACTTCCTCAAGCGCGTCTATGTGGACCGCCTCTCCACCGTGCCGGGCGTCGCCAACGTCAACCTGAGCGGCGAGCGGCGCTACGCCATGCGCATCTGGGTCGACAGGCCCGCGCTCGCGGCCCGCGGCCTCACCGTTCAGGACCTGGAGACGGCGATCAAGCGCCAGAACGTGGAGCTGCCCGGCGGCCGGATCGAGTCCAGCCAGCGCGAATTCACCGTCAAGACCGATTCCCGCCTCGCGACGCCCGAGCAGTTCTCGCAGGTGATCGTCACCAACAAGAACGGCTATCTGGTCAGGCTCGGCGAAGTCGCCCAGGTCGAAGTCGGTCCGGAGGACACGCGCTTCGAGTTCTACCAATCGGGCGAGACCGCCATCGGCATGGGCGTCGTGCGTCAGTCGACCGCGAACACGCTGTCCGTAGTCGACGGGGTTCGCAAGGAGCTAGATGAACTGAGCAGTTCGCTGCCGCCCGGCACCACGGCGGAAATCGCCTATGACGAGAGCCAGTTCATCCGCGCCTCGATCGAAGGCGTGCTGCACACCCTGGTGGAAGGCGTCGCCCTGGTGATCCTGGTGATCCTGATCTTCCTGCGAGACTGGCGTTCGACCATCGTGGCCATGGTGGCGATTCCTGTCTCGATCACCGCGGCCTTCATGGTCATGGCCTTCTTCGGCGCCTCCATCAACGTGCTGACGCTCCTCGCGATCGTGCTTGCCATCGGCATCGTGGTGGACGATGCGATCGTGGAGATCGAGAACGTGCACCGGCGCATCGAGGAGGGCCAGCCGCCGCTGCTCGCCTCCTTCGACGGCGCGCGCGAGATCGGCTTCGCGGTGATCGCCACCACGGCGACCCTCATGGCGGTGTTCGTCCCCCTCGCCTTCATGACCGGCAACACGGGCAAGCTCTTCCGCGAGTTCGGCATCACGCTCGCAGCCTCCATCTTCTTCTCGGGCGTCGTCGCCCGCACGCTCACCCCGATGCTGTGCTCCAAGCTCATGGTTCCCGCGCATGGCCGGATCCAGCGCATGACGGAGCCGCTTTTCGAGAAGATGAACGGCGGCTATCGCTGGCTGCTCTCGCGGGCCCTGAGGATTCCGGTCGTCATCCTGTTCATCGGCGTCCTGGTGTCCCTGTCGGCCTACGGCCTGTTTCAGTCCCTGCCGAAGGAATTCGCCCCGACCGAGGATCGCGGCGCCATCATCGTCCGGCTCCAGGCGCCGGAGGGCGCGAGCCTCGACTACACCCGCGATCGGGTGAAGGAGGTCGAAAAGGCCCTGATGCCCCTGCAGGAGAAGGGCCTCGTCGCCTCCATGCTGAGCCAGGTCGCTCCGGGCTTCGCCCGTCCCTCCCCGGTCAACGAGGGCATCGTGATCGTACGCCTGGTTCCCTGGGAGGACCGGACCGAAAGCCAGCAGGACATCGTCCGTCAGATCACCCCGAGGGTATCGAATTTCCCCGGCGCGCGCGTTTCGGTGGTCAACCCGCCGGCCTTCGGCGGCGCCGGCGGCTTCGGCCAGCCGATCCAGTTCGTCCTCGGCGGCCCCGATTACGAGACGATCCGCGGCTGGCGTGACATCGTCATGCAGAAGGCTCAGGAGACGGGCAAGTTCGTCAACATGGACTCAAACTACCGTGAGTCCCAGCCCGACATCCGCGTCCAGATCGACCGCCAGCGCGCCGCCGACCTCGGCGTCTCGGTGGAGGATATCGGCCGCACGCTGGAGCTTATGTTCGGCGAGACCGAAGTCTCGACCTTCGTCAGCCGCGGCGACGAATATCCCGTGATCATGCGCGCCCGGGCCCAGGACCGCGCGACGCCCAACGATCTCACCAACACCTTCATCCGTGCCGCCAACGGCGAGCTCGTTCCGCTCTCCTCCTTCGTATCCTTGACGGAATCGGCCGCCCCGCAGGCCCTGAACCGGTTCGACCGCCTGCGGTCGATCACGATCCAGTCGTCCCTGGCGCCGGGCGTATCCATCGGGGAGGGCCTGGAGATCCTCCAGCAGATCGTGCGCGACAACCTGCCGGCGGAGGTGCGCATCGGCTATACGGGCCAGTCCAAAGACTTCCTGGATTCGACCGGGGCGATCTACGTGACGTTCGCGATGGCGCTCCTGGTGGTGTTCCTGGTGCTCGCCGCCCAGTTCGAGAGCTGGATCAACCCGTTCATCATCATGCTCACGGTGCCGCTCGCGGTGACCGGCGGCTTGCTGGCCCTGTTCGTCACCGGACAGACGCTCAACATCTACAGCCAGATCGGCATGATCCTGCTCATCGGCCTCATGACCAAGAACGGCATCCTGATTGTCGAGTTCTCGAACCAGCTGCGCGAGCGCGGGTATTCGGTGCGCGATGCGGTGGTCGAGGCCTCGGTGCTGCGCCTTAGGCCGATCCTGATGACGTCGATCGCCATGATCGGCGGCGCCATCCCGCTCGCCTGGTCCACCGGCGCCGGCGCCGAGGCGCGCAATGCCATCGGGTCGGTGATCGTGGGCGGCGTCACGGTGTCGACCATCCTGACCATGCTGGTCGTGCCCTCGATCTACCTGCTCCTCGGCGGCTTCACGAAGCCCGCCACCTATGTGAGCGAGCTGCTCGACAGGCTCCGTGCCGAGACCGGCCAGGTCGCGCATGGCGAGGACCTGCCGTCGCGGACGAAGGACGTGCCGCCGGCCCACCCGGCGGAGTGA
- the glmM gene encoding phosphoglucosamine mutase → MRKYFGTDGIRGRANGIITPDLALRVGQAAGLMFQQRGDYRHRVVIGKDTRLSGYMIESALQAGFTSVGMDVLLLGPIPTPAVAMLTRSMRCDLGVMISASHNPYEDNGIKLFGPDGFKLNDEIELQIEALIDSDLTRRLAGSSTLGRAKRIESVQARYIEFAKRTLPRQIDLEGMRVVVDCANGAGYKVAPEALWELGAEVVSIGVEPNGFNINHDVGSTAPDALIHKVRELRADVGIALDGDADRVLIVDEKGHKVDGDQLMGVVARSWKEDGRLAQPGLVATIMSNLGLERYLNGLGLGLVRTAVGDRYVLEHMRAHGYNLGGEQSGHIIMSDYTTTGDGLVAALQLLAVVKSLGKPVSEVCHCFEPLPQVLKNVRYKAGKPLQEASVIQAIEAGRETLGHAGRLVIRPSGTEPVIRVMGEGDNEDLVNRVVDDVVEAVSQAASRAAA, encoded by the coding sequence GTGCGGAAATACTTCGGGACCGATGGCATTCGGGGCCGCGCCAACGGCATCATCACGCCGGACCTGGCCCTGCGGGTCGGGCAGGCGGCCGGCCTCATGTTCCAGCAGCGCGGCGATTACCGCCACCGGGTCGTGATCGGCAAGGATACGCGGCTCTCCGGCTACATGATCGAATCCGCCCTTCAGGCGGGCTTCACCTCGGTGGGCATGGACGTGCTGCTCCTGGGCCCGATCCCGACCCCGGCGGTCGCCATGCTGACGCGCTCCATGCGCTGCGACCTGGGCGTGATGATCTCGGCCTCCCACAACCCCTACGAGGACAACGGCATCAAGCTGTTCGGCCCGGACGGGTTCAAGCTGAACGACGAGATCGAGCTTCAGATCGAGGCGCTGATCGATTCCGACCTGACCCGTCGGCTGGCCGGGTCGTCCACCCTCGGCCGCGCCAAGCGCATCGAGAGCGTCCAGGCCCGCTACATCGAGTTCGCCAAGCGCACCCTGCCGCGCCAGATCGACCTGGAGGGCATGCGCGTCGTGGTCGATTGCGCCAACGGGGCCGGCTACAAGGTCGCCCCTGAGGCGCTGTGGGAGCTCGGCGCCGAGGTGGTGTCCATCGGCGTTGAGCCGAACGGCTTCAACATCAACCACGACGTCGGCTCCACGGCGCCGGACGCCCTGATCCACAAGGTCCGCGAGCTGCGCGCCGACGTTGGCATCGCCCTCGACGGCGACGCGGACCGGGTGCTGATCGTCGATGAGAAGGGCCACAAGGTCGACGGCGACCAGCTCATGGGCGTGGTCGCCCGCTCCTGGAAGGAGGACGGCCGCCTGGCGCAGCCCGGCCTCGTGGCGACGATCATGTCCAATCTCGGCCTGGAACGGTACCTGAACGGCCTGGGCCTAGGCCTCGTGCGCACCGCCGTCGGGGACCGCTACGTGCTCGAGCACATGCGCGCCCATGGCTACAATCTCGGCGGCGAGCAGTCGGGCCACATCATCATGTCCGACTACACCACCACGGGCGATGGCCTCGTGGCGGCCCTCCAGCTCCTCGCCGTGGTGAAAAGCCTGGGCAAGCCGGTCTCCGAGGTCTGCCATTGCTTCGAGCCGCTGCCGCAGGTGCTCAAGAACGTGCGCTACAAGGCCGGCAAGCCCCTGCAGGAGGCCTCGGTCATCCAGGCCATCGAGGCGGGCCGCGAGACCCTCGGGCATGCGGGCCGCCTCGTGATCCGTCCCTCCGGCACCGAACCGGTCATCCGCGTGATGGGCGAGGGCGACAACGAGGATCTCGTCAATCGCGTGGTGGACGACGTGGTGGAAGCCGTATCGCAGGCGGCCTCCAGGGCTGCGGCGTAG